A single region of the Anaerostipes rhamnosivorans genome encodes:
- a CDS encoding EAL domain-containing protein, with protein MLSQKKVLVVEDNQINRQLLCQILNSDYDVLEAENGKEALEVLKQYGEGISLILLDIVMPVMDGYTFLSLMKADKAYSSIPVIVTTQNDAESDELAALSHGASDFVAKPYRPQIILHRVASIINLRETAAVVNQVKFDRLTGLYSKEFFYQLIRDALMRNPTGRYDIICSDIENFKLVNDVFGIPAGDRLLQDIAQMYEREINGRGICGRLNSDQFVCMTEHRRNYKSEIFQEANERVNQMMEAGSIAMKWGIYTVEDRELSAEQMCDRALLAARSIKGQYGKYFAFYDDKLRSRLLHDQAITDGMEQALAENQFQVYLQPKYRIVDGSLAGAEALVRWEHPEWGLQSPANFIPLFESNGFITKMDQYVWEKTCEMLREWEDKGYSAIPVSVNVSRADIYNADLSDILCRIVKKYGLDPSRLHLEITESAYTETPAQIIETVSHLRELGFVIEMDDFGSGYSSLNMLNNMPIDILKLDMKFIQSETAKPVSQGILKFIISLARWMHLSVVAEGVETKEQLERLKEIGCDYVQGYYFAKPMPSMEFDQLLAENTVSSLFNVERETVRPDEEKEILLVAEEDLSLREEIKKELGEEYQIIEPVGRKSLLETVRGRENDVAAILLSLTWMGPDTYLLLKQLKEDRGCRNIPVIATANPDAKTEERALRAGADDFIGRPFLKESLVKRICRASEINAYHLREQVLQDEEFQDYQTGLLNRKGLKAAVKSLREEDMPLAVYLFSLDEPGHSSGIGDNQVYELGTVLRTHTRRSDILARFSGNEFLAVMKQAGSGEFIIQKGEEICKAVKGVWGGERNIICSAGAALLEDGDTIAKAIERADQVLSCTKAEGKGGCRLWREEIYGRTNECD; from the coding sequence ATGCTGTCTCAGAAAAAGGTATTGGTAGTAGAGGACAATCAGATAAACCGGCAGTTGCTTTGCCAGATTTTAAATTCTGATTATGATGTTCTGGAAGCGGAAAACGGAAAAGAGGCATTGGAGGTATTAAAGCAGTATGGGGAAGGGATCTCACTGATACTGCTGGATATTGTCATGCCTGTTATGGATGGGTATACATTTCTGTCTCTGATGAAAGCGGACAAAGCATACTCATCGATTCCTGTCATTGTCACAACGCAGAATGATGCGGAGTCCGATGAGCTGGCGGCCTTGTCCCACGGGGCGTCAGATTTTGTAGCCAAACCTTACAGGCCCCAGATCATCCTGCACCGGGTGGCAAGTATTATCAACCTGCGGGAGACGGCTGCCGTGGTAAACCAAGTGAAGTTTGACCGTTTGACAGGCCTGTACAGCAAAGAGTTTTTCTATCAGCTCATCCGGGATGCCCTCATGCGGAACCCAACGGGGCGGTACGATATCATTTGTTCTGATATCGAGAATTTTAAGCTCGTCAATGATGTATTCGGAATACCTGCGGGAGATCGGCTTCTCCAGGACATCGCACAGATGTATGAGAGAGAGATCAATGGAAGAGGGATCTGCGGAAGGCTGAATTCAGACCAGTTTGTATGCATGACTGAACATAGGCGGAATTATAAAAGTGAGATATTCCAGGAAGCAAACGAGAGAGTTAATCAAATGATGGAAGCTGGAAGTATTGCAATGAAATGGGGGATTTATACGGTGGAAGACCGGGAGTTGTCTGCGGAACAGATGTGTGACCGGGCACTTTTGGCTGCGCGCAGCATCAAAGGACAGTATGGAAAATATTTTGCCTTTTATGATGACAAATTGAGAAGCAGGCTGCTGCATGACCAGGCTATCACTGACGGCATGGAGCAGGCCTTGGCTGAAAACCAGTTCCAGGTCTATCTGCAGCCAAAGTACCGGATCGTGGACGGCAGCCTGGCAGGAGCTGAGGCACTGGTCCGATGGGAGCACCCTGAGTGGGGACTACAGTCACCGGCAAATTTTATCCCTCTGTTTGAGAGCAATGGGTTTATCACAAAGATGGACCAGTACGTCTGGGAAAAGACATGTGAGATGCTCAGAGAGTGGGAGGATAAGGGGTATTCAGCGATCCCGGTATCAGTCAATGTATCCAGAGCGGACATTTATAATGCCGATCTTTCCGATATTTTGTGCAGGATTGTAAAGAAATACGGACTTGACCCCTCCAGGCTGCATCTGGAGATCACCGAAAGTGCCTACACAGAGACGCCTGCCCAGATCATTGAAACGGTTTCCCATCTGAGGGAGCTGGGTTTTGTTATCGAAATGGACGATTTCGGAAGCGGCTATTCATCACTGAACATGCTGAATAATATGCCTATTGACATCCTTAAACTGGATATGAAGTTTATCCAGAGTGAGACGGCAAAACCTGTCAGTCAGGGAATCCTTAAGTTTATCATCAGCCTGGCCCGGTGGATGCATCTCAGCGTAGTGGCGGAAGGAGTGGAGACAAAGGAACAGCTGGAACGTCTGAAGGAAATAGGCTGTGACTATGTACAGGGATATTATTTTGCAAAACCAATGCCGTCTATGGAGTTTGACCAATTGCTGGCAGAGAACACAGTAAGCTCGCTGTTCAATGTGGAACGAGAAACAGTTAGGCCGGATGAGGAAAAGGAGATTCTTTTGGTAGCGGAAGAAGATCTCTCCTTACGGGAAGAGATCAAGAAGGAATTAGGGGAGGAGTACCAGATCATCGAGCCTGTGGGCAGAAAAAGTCTTTTGGAAACAGTGAGGGGCCGTGAAAATGATGTGGCTGCCATCTTATTAAGCCTGACTTGGATGGGACCAGATACTTATCTTCTGCTGAAACAGCTGAAGGAGGACAGGGGGTGCAGGAATATACCGGTCATTGCCACTGCAAATCCCGATGCCAAGACAGAGGAACGGGCACTCCGAGCGGGAGCGGATGATTTTATAGGACGGCCGTTTTTAAAAGAGAGCTTGGTAAAGAGAATATGCCGGGCATCTGAGATTAATGCTTACCATTTGCGTGAACAGGTTTTGCAGGATGAAGAATTCCAAGATTATCAGACAGGACTGTTGAACCGGAAAGGGCTGAAGGCAGCTGTGAAGTCCCTCAGGGAAGAAGACATGCCGCTGGCTGTTTATTTATTCAGTTTGGATGAACCCGGACATAGCAGTGGTATAGGAGACAATCAGGTTTATGAGTTAGGCACGGTTTTGCGCACTCACACGAGAAGAAGTGATATTTTGGCTAGGTTCAGCGGAAATGAATTCTTGGCAGTTATGAAGCAGGCAGGATCAGGAGAGTTTATCATCCAAAAAGGGGAAGAAATCTGCAAAGCTGTCAAAGGGGTCTGGGGCGGAGAGAGAAATATCATCTGTTCAGCCGGCGCAGCCCTCCTGGAAGATGGAGATACGATAGCCAAAGCCATAGAACGGGCCGATCAGGTTCTAAGCTGTACAAAAGCAGAAGGTAAGGGCGGCTGCCGCCTATGGAGGGAAGAGATATATGGGCGAACAAATGAATGCGATTGA
- a CDS encoding response regulator produces the protein MGEQMNAIDTVREFCSCWFELRDAEKTAGYLSEDISFIGTGEKEYACGKEEMVRYLHQDIGEIPEPFDIECHVIYEQALDEQVRMVFEEIILRNSVYAWRVRGIFNLTKTGERWSISSLHFSESAVSQGEEEHYPRTLVVENITGQRQKILNDSLAGGMIGGYLEKGFPFYFINRRMLQYLGYESEEEFVLDIHGLLPNSIHQDDRMEALASAKRQMEESGEYTLEYRMRRKDGSYIWVHDVAHKVEAEDGRPAIISVCIDITEQKKAQNEILHIYNNIPGAVFRCRFDEQFSVIAANDGLYDFLGYTREEFAALGNHMAAVIYPDDLVIMADRLKAQLKQGNTIRNENRLIRKDGKIKWISIQAQLFTEEDGEQYFYCVFVDITEEKLLQERVKELYENELAYFAELSSDGRSIQGRMNVTQDMVENYVAAPEVAVTGVGKSYQYTVQKLVESAADPAYGKKIGEALAREKVIRDFAAGKVDYKFDYLRKRKDGSAFWSNTNFRSYLNPETGDIIVFFYTYDETEQKMQKKLLYKITDLDYDMIVDIDIVHDAHRLFTLNSKVMNTIPIQGKFQKEIRKMADRFMDEETRRTYLENLNYGYMIKMLSENESYSFMVQMKDPNGILQVKRCEVFYIDKELGRVCLARTDVTDIVRQEQRQKQELAAALAGAEQANAAKSDFLSRMSHEIRTPMNAIIGMCTIAAQSIGNDAKVEDCISKIGISSRYLLALINDILDMSRIESGKMLLKNEKIPMEEFLNGINSICYAQAEAKGVDYECIVDPVIDDFYIGDAMKLQQVLINIIGNAVKFTEEGGKITFSTRRFKKAKNDVTLRFIINDTGVGMSDDFLPHLFETFSQESSGITSVYGGTGLGLPISKSIVDMMDGRITVRSIKGVGSEFTVDVKLGITEEEKLRHNQKQHHYNFSHLSTLVVDDDVAVCESAIVTLKEMGIKAEWVDSGRKAVERVKFLWGSGKYFDMILIDWKMPEMDGIETARRIRSIVGPEVTIIIMTAYDWTSIEHEAKLAGVNLLMSKPMFKASLVSAFTKVFCQKEEEKEQKEEADFDFTGKRVLLVEDNALNTEIAKMLLEGKGFLVETAENGLRAMEMFSKSEKGYYDAILMDIRMPIMDGLTATTNIRNLSNADAENIPIIAMTANAFDDDVEKSKAAGMNAHLAKPIEPEHLYRTLYDFIYEIVE, from the coding sequence ATGGGCGAACAAATGAATGCGATTGACACTGTCCGGGAGTTTTGCAGCTGCTGGTTTGAGTTGCGTGATGCGGAAAAAACCGCCGGATATCTATCGGAGGATATCAGTTTTATCGGTACGGGGGAAAAGGAGTATGCCTGCGGAAAAGAGGAGATGGTCCGATACCTGCATCAGGATATTGGAGAGATCCCGGAGCCCTTTGACATAGAGTGTCATGTGATCTATGAGCAGGCTCTGGATGAGCAGGTAAGGATGGTGTTTGAAGAGATCATCCTCAGGAATTCTGTATATGCCTGGAGAGTCCGGGGAATCTTTAATCTGACAAAGACCGGGGAGCGCTGGTCAATATCCAGTCTCCATTTTTCTGAATCGGCAGTAAGCCAGGGAGAAGAAGAACATTATCCAAGGACCTTGGTGGTGGAGAATATCACAGGACAGCGCCAGAAGATCCTGAATGATTCATTGGCTGGAGGGATGATTGGAGGATATCTGGAAAAGGGCTTCCCATTCTATTTTATTAACAGAAGGATGCTGCAGTATTTAGGTTATGAAAGCGAAGAAGAATTTGTTTTAGATATCCATGGACTGCTTCCCAACAGTATCCACCAGGATGACCGCATGGAGGCTTTAGCCAGCGCAAAACGCCAGATGGAAGAAAGCGGCGAATATACCCTGGAGTACCGGATGCGCAGAAAGGATGGTTCCTATATATGGGTCCATGATGTTGCCCACAAGGTGGAGGCTGAAGATGGGCGGCCTGCCATCATCTCTGTGTGTATTGATATCACAGAACAGAAGAAGGCCCAGAATGAAATTCTGCATATTTATAATAACATCCCCGGAGCTGTATTTCGATGCCGGTTTGATGAACAATTTTCGGTTATAGCTGCCAATGACGGACTTTACGATTTCCTGGGGTATACAAGGGAAGAGTTTGCGGCTTTGGGAAACCACATGGCAGCGGTGATCTATCCGGATGATCTGGTCATCATGGCGGACAGGCTGAAGGCCCAGCTCAAACAGGGAAATACAATCCGCAATGAAAACAGACTGATCCGTAAAGACGGCAAAATTAAATGGATCTCTATTCAGGCCCAACTGTTTACAGAGGAGGACGGAGAACAATATTTTTACTGTGTATTTGTGGACATCACGGAAGAAAAGCTTCTCCAGGAGCGGGTCAAAGAGCTCTATGAAAATGAACTGGCTTATTTTGCTGAGTTGTCATCGGATGGAAGAAGCATCCAGGGACGGATGAATGTGACTCAAGATATGGTGGAAAACTATGTGGCTGCCCCGGAGGTGGCGGTGACAGGTGTCGGAAAAAGCTATCAGTATACAGTGCAGAAACTGGTGGAGTCAGCAGCTGACCCTGCATACGGTAAAAAAATCGGGGAGGCTCTGGCCCGGGAAAAGGTTATCAGGGATTTTGCTGCTGGAAAGGTTGACTATAAATTCGATTACCTGAGAAAACGCAAAGATGGAAGCGCCTTTTGGAGCAATACAAACTTCAGATCCTATTTAAATCCGGAGACGGGAGACATTATTGTATTTTTCTATACCTACGATGAGACGGAACAAAAGATGCAGAAAAAACTGCTCTATAAGATCACAGACTTGGATTATGATATGATCGTAGATATTGACATTGTCCACGATGCCCACCGGTTGTTTACCTTGAACTCAAAAGTTATGAATACAATTCCGATTCAGGGTAAATTCCAGAAGGAAATCCGTAAGATGGCTGATCGGTTCATGGATGAGGAAACCAGAAGGACGTATCTGGAAAACTTAAATTATGGTTATATGATCAAGATGCTTTCAGAAAATGAATCCTATTCATTTATGGTGCAGATGAAGGACCCGAACGGAATTCTTCAGGTGAAGAGATGCGAGGTATTTTACATTGACAAGGAACTTGGGCGGGTATGTCTGGCCAGGACGGACGTGACAGACATTGTCAGGCAGGAGCAGAGGCAGAAACAAGAGCTGGCTGCGGCACTGGCTGGAGCGGAGCAGGCAAATGCGGCCAAATCAGACTTTTTATCCCGGATGAGCCATGAGATCCGTACACCTATGAATGCCATTATCGGCATGTGCACCATAGCAGCCCAGTCCATTGGGAATGATGCCAAAGTGGAAGACTGTATCTCCAAGATCGGTATCTCCTCCAGATACCTTCTGGCATTGATCAATGATATTCTGGATATGAGCCGGATTGAGAGTGGAAAAATGCTGCTGAAAAATGAAAAAATCCCCATGGAAGAGTTCCTCAATGGGATCAATTCTATCTGCTATGCACAGGCAGAAGCAAAGGGTGTTGATTATGAATGTATCGTAGATCCGGTAATCGATGATTTTTATATCGGTGATGCTATGAAGCTGCAGCAGGTGTTGATCAATATTATTGGAAATGCAGTGAAGTTTACAGAGGAGGGCGGTAAGATCACCTTCTCCACCCGCCGCTTTAAAAAGGCCAAAAATGATGTGACTCTGCGTTTTATCATAAACGACACCGGAGTGGGCATGAGTGATGATTTCCTGCCACATTTATTTGAAACCTTCTCCCAGGAAAGCAGCGGGATTACGTCAGTTTACGGCGGAACCGGACTTGGACTGCCGATTTCCAAAAGCATTGTGGATATGATGGATGGAAGGATTACGGTTCGTTCTATCAAAGGCGTGGGATCAGAATTCACAGTGGATGTGAAACTGGGCATCACAGAGGAAGAAAAGCTCCGTCACAATCAAAAACAGCACCATTATAATTTCTCCCATCTCAGTACCCTGGTGGTGGATGATGACGTGGCAGTGTGTGAGAGTGCCATTGTGACCCTGAAGGAGATGGGCATCAAGGCAGAATGGGTGGACAGCGGGCGCAAGGCAGTGGAGCGGGTGAAGTTTTTATGGGGAAGCGGGAAATATTTTGATATGATACTGATCGACTGGAAGATGCCGGAGATGGACGGGATCGAGACAGCCCGGCGCATCCGGAGCATTGTGGGGCCGGAAGTAACGATCATTATCATGACTGCTTATGACTGGACCTCCATCGAACATGAGGCAAAACTGGCAGGGGTGAACCTGCTGATGAGCAAGCCGATGTTTAAGGCTTCCTTAGTCTCAGCCTTTACGAAGGTGTTCTGCCAGAAAGAGGAAGAGAAGGAGCAGAAAGAGGAAGCAGACTTTGACTTTACCGGAAAAAGAGTGCTTCTTGTGGAAGACAATGCCTTAAATACCGAGATCGCA